GTGCAGCACGCGGAGGACTGGCCGGAGCCGGACCCGAGCTGCTTGGACTGCGAGGGCCTGCCCGTCGTGACCCACAACGGCTTCCTGTCCAGGCTCGAGAACGAGTCGGCGCTGCAGTGCCAGACCGGACCGCTCGCGACGGCGCCGTGCTTCGCGGACGTCGACCACTACTTCAGCATCTGCCAGAAGCTGAGGGTGGACTACTCCGGCGGCGCGAACGCGTACCGCTTCAAGTCCTTCGTCTACTGGTTCGAGGGCGCGAACTCGAGCCAGGGTATCGTGGGCAGCGTCGACGGGTTGCTCGACCAGGTGAACCTGCCGTGCGCACCCGGCCCCGATGCGTACCGCCTCTTCAGCGATCCGACGGCGAAGAAGGTGATCCCGCTCTCGCGCTGGAGCCAGGAGCCGTGCGCATCGTTCCCGCCGATGGTGGAGGACTGCGCGAACATCATGTTCGTCCCGCTCTTCTGATGTCGGATCGAAGGGCGCGCCCGCACGCCGTGAGCCGTGCGGGCGCGCCCTTCGGGCTCCGTTCTCGACTCCCGCGGCGCCCCAGACGCCACCGCGACAGGCGAAGGCTCGACTTGTAACGTTTGCGCAACGGCCCGCTGGTAAACTGTGTCACACATCAGCTGTCGGGGCCGTCATCGCGGTCCCAACACTCCCAGGCCCCGGCAGCTGGCGTGGCCAATCTCGACCGCAATCCATGGACGAAACCGTAGGAGTTCCCCCGTGAAGAAGCACTTGCCCCTTGCTATCGCCCTCGGGGCCGGGTTGATGGCATTCGCAACCGTGGCCACCGTTCGGGCGGAGCCCGGCGCCCCGGATCTGCCGCGCTGCCAGTACTGCCCGATCTTCGTGTTCAAGGACACGGTCGTCGAAGGCGCCAACGACGGCATCTACGACACCCGCGTCGTCACCCCTCCGAATCCGGGCGCGCCGGATACGCAGACGGACTCGTACGGCCTGTGGCAGATCGGGTCCAACCTCCTGCCCGCCGAGGACCTCTACATCGTCATCCGACCGACGTTCGAAGTAGGCGACCTCCTGATCGGCGGCGACCTCAAGAAGAACGGCACGTATCCCGCCGGGACCGCGCTGAACGGCATTCCGACGAAGCTGTGGGAGGACACGAGCCTGCAGAAGGGGATCTTCGGCGACGCGGGCGACAACCAGTACGACAACGACATCAGCACGTGCTTCTGGCGCCCGGCCTTCTGCGGCGACTACCGCCTCTGGACCCGCACCACGGTGAACCCGAAGGCCATCGTGCTGCACGTCGACAACCGCAGCGCCGGGTTGAACAGCCTCTGGGGCTTCATCTGGCAGCAGAAGCCGATCGACAAGCAGCAGCCGAACCAGCCTGTCCCGTAGCGGACTGCACCGCGGCGGCGCGACGCTCGGGCAGATTGGATTCAGCCCGAAGCGGCGACGACATGCGGAGGAACCGATTTGCGGAGCGGGTCGCCCTTGCCGGGCGACCCGCTCTCTTGTTTGTGAGCAGCAAGAGGAGCGTGCCCGATCGCCTTCCGTCCCGGGCTGGGACGACTCGCTGGTTGGTGCTTGGAAGCACAACTAGAATGTTGGCGGTCGCCGTCTCCCCCGGGAATCGCCGCCATGCTGCAGGTTCGGCTTTTTGGTCGATTTGAAGCCCACACGGCCGCGGCTCCGGTGCCGCTTCCCGCGCGTCGGGATGCGCTTCGGTTGTGGCAATACCTTCTCGTGCACCGCTCTGTGCCGACGTCGCGCGACGTCGTCGCGTCCGCGCTCTGGCCGGACGCGCCCGCCGACAAGGCGCGCGGGTATCTCCGGATCAACCTGCACGCCCTGATGGCCGTGCTGTCCGACATTGATCCGGCGGCGACATGGCTGGTTCGAGATGCAAAGTCGCTGCGGTGGAACGAAGCGGCACCGGCATGGGTGGACCTGGACGAGTTCGAGTCTCTTGGGCGCCAGGTCGCGGTGATCGGCGGGCGGGACGGGGACAACCACGTTAACGTCCTGGCGCGGATGGTGGAACTGTACCAGGGCGATCTGCTGGGCGACGCGCAGGACGAATGGATTGCTCCCGCCCGCAGTCACGCCCGGGCCGAGGTCATCCGCGCGCTCGATCGACTGGCAGAAGTCCAGCGGGGTGCAGGAGAACTCGAGGCGAGCGCCACGTCGCTGGACCGGCTGCTGGCGTTCGATCCGCTCAACGAGTCCGCTGCGTGCCGGCGGATGGAGATCCATGCCGCAGCGGGGAATCAGTCGGCGGCCATGGCTGTATACCAGCGCCTGTCTGCGGCGCTGAGGTCCACGCTCGACATCGACCCGTCCGCAGAAACCGCCGCGGTGGTCGCCCGGATCGCCACCGACGCCCAGCGCACCGACCCGAGCCCGCAAGCAGCGCCACCTGTTACCCCGCGCCTTCCGACCCCGATCAGCCGCTTCATCGGTCGCCAGCGCGAGCTCCAGGCGATCCTCGGGCTCGTGCGGACGGAGCGGCTCGTCACAGTGCTCGGCACGGGCGGTGCGGGCAAGACACGGCTGGCGATCGAGGTCGCGCGGGGCGTGGGGATCGGGTTCGAGGACGGCGTGTGCTTCGTGGATCTCACCCGGCTCACCGTCGGCGACGATCCGTGGGCGGAAACGGCGCGGAGCCTCGGCATCTCGCTTTCCGGTGGCCGGTCCCCGGCAGAGCAAGTCTGCGCGCACCTTCATTCGCTGGGTATGCTGATCGTACTCGACAACTGCGAACACGTGCTCGTCGGCATTGCCCAGCTCGCGGCCCAGCTCTTGGTGACCGCTCCAAGCGTGCACATCTTGGCGACGTCGCGCTCGCCTCTCGGTGTCGACGGCGAGTTCCGGTGGCCGATCCCCCCACTTGGACTTCCGGGTGCCCGTCGATTGGGCAACGACGTGTCCGAGGGCCCGGCCGAAGCGGTGGAGCTTTTCGTCGAGCGCGTGCGCTCGATCCGTTCGCGCTTTACCCCTTCTGCGGAGGAGTTCCCCTTCATCGAGGCGATCTGTCATCGATTGGACGGGCTGCCGCTGGCGATCGAGCTCGCCGCCGCCCGCGCCAACGTCCTCTCCATCCGCGACCTGTCGCAACGGTTGGAGAGCGGGTTCCGGCTTCTCCGCCTCGACACGGCGAGCCTGCCCGAACGGCATCGAACAATCGACGCCTGCATCGACTGGAGCGTGCAACTGACGGGTGCCGGCGAGCAGGGACTTCTGGCCCGGCTGTCCGTGTTCCCATCCACGTTTACGTTGGAGGCCACAGAGGTCGTATGTGTTGACGACTCAGCCGCCAAGGGCTCCGTGCTCGACGGGCTGGCACGCCTCGTCGACGTCGGTCTGGTCAGTGTGATCGATGATCCGGTCAGCAGCCGGCGCTTCCGGTTGCTGCAACCGATCCGGGCCTACGCTGAGGTGACCGTGGAGGCAGAGGTTCGGCACCTCTCGCAAGAGCGACATGCCGCATATTTCCTCGAACGTGCGGAGCGCGTGGAACGTCACCTGCTCGAGCAACGGGACGAAGGGGTCGATCACGACCTCGACCTCGAAGTTCCGGACTTCAGAGCTGCGCTCGACACGCTGAGCCGCGCTGGGGACGCGGAACCCGCCCTCCGCCTGTGCGGTGCGATCTGGCGACTGTGGTACGAGCGCGGCAACTGCACCTATGAGCGCCGCCACCTCGACGATTTGCTGGCTGCGACGCCCGGGACCGTTTCTCGGCTCACCGAAGGGCGTGGGTGGATGGCGGCGGGCGCCCTCGCTTATGGCCAAGGCGACCAGGCGAGCGCCGAACATCACTTCGCGCGCGCGGTCGACGCGCTGTCGCAGGCATCCGACGTGAACTCGCTCGCGCGCTCCCTCGAATACCTCGGGATCGTACGCATGGTGAGAGGCGAGCCAGAGCAGGCCCAACGGTCCTTTCAGCGTTTGGTCGAAGTGCTCGGCGACCACGCCGAGCCCAGTCGCCTGGTCGGCGCACGCCATCGCGTGGCGCAGATCCAGGCATCGCAGGGCGACCTTCCCGCGGCGCATGCAACGTTGAACGAGTGCATGGCTACGACGGAAGTGCTTCCGTTCGAGTTGACGCTGGACATTCGGGAGAGCCTCGCTCGCGTCCTCTACCTCCTCGGGAACTTCGCTGTCGCCAAAGAGCAGGTGGAACAGGGTCTGCTGGATGCACGCGGAATCCACCGAAAGCGAAAGGTTCTGCTTTGGCAGATCCTCCAAGGGCTCGTCTCGTCGGCGTTGGGAGAGTACGAAGCGGCGAACACCACGCTGCGCGATGTTGCCGCCGCTTGGCGCGCCGACGGAGACTTGAGAGAAATCGCCCGCGCCTATCACAACCTGGCGGAGGTCGCGCTCGCCCAAGGCGACCACCCCACCGCTCGCACCTATCTCAACGAAAGCCGCCGCCGAAAGGTCGAAGCCAACGACCTATGGGGCCTCGTGTTCACCGACATCGGCCTCGCCACCCTTTCCCACGAAACCGGCGCCTTCGCCGAGGCCCTTGCCACTGCCACCGGCGCGACGGCCGACGCCCGCGAGCGCCAGGACAAGTGCCTCATCGCCTGGGCCCTTCAGACCGCCGCCCGCGCCGCCATCGCGCTCGACCGCATGGACGAGGCGGCCGCGGCGCTCGGCGAGTGCGCGGCGCTCCTGGCCATCACGTGCGAGCAGCGCCGGATCGCGATGGCCCTCGAGCGCGCCGCCTTGTTGGCCAATGCCCGCGGCGAACACGCCGCCGCCGCCCGCCTCCTCGGCGCGGCCGAGGGCATCCGCACCGCCATCGGCAGCCCGCCCACGCACGGCGAGGCGGCCGACCGGGAGGCGTGCGGCGCGGGCGTGCGCGAGGCCATCGGCGACGCGGCGTTCGACGGCGAGGCCGACGCCGGGCGGCTGATGTCGCAGCCGGAAGCGCTGGCGATGGTCGCGCAGCTGTGCGACGACCTCGCGCTCTCGGCATGAGGCGGTCGCAGCGCGAAGCGGGCGCGCCGCGATCCGACCAGGCGTTCATCCCGTCGCATCGCCCGCCTGCTGCCCGGTGCGCCGTCCGCACCCTGACCCGGCCGCGCCGTGCGCGCTGATCCTCGGCCGCTCGGCCGCCTCGTCGATCTGCCGGGCCCGCTGCCCCCGCCCCACCCCCTCGAAGCCGCGCGGCTCCGCATTCGCCTCTTCGGCCCGCTCGTCGCCACGTATGACGGCACGCCGGTGCGGCGTCCGTCCCGCATCGACACCGAGCGCCTCTGGATGCGGCTCCTCCTCGGCGGCGGCGTGCCGACCCCGCGCGCCACGATCGCCGCCGACCTCTGGCCGGACATCGACGCCGGGCCGGCGCGCTTCAACCTCCGCTTCAACCTCCACCACCTCCACTCCGCCCTCCCGCCGCACGACACCGTCCCGTGGATCGTCGCCGGCGACGACGCGCTCCACTGGAACGCGGACGCGCCCGCCTGGATCGACCTCTACGCCTGGGCCGACGCGCTCGCCCGAGCGGCGGCACTCGTCCGGGACGAGGGGCGCGTCCACGGCGCCGACGCCGCTCCGCTGCCCCCCGAGGCGGCCGACGCCCTCGCGCGTGCGATCGACCTCCAGACCGCCGTCCTGCTGCCCGACCACGACGGCCCGTGGGCTGCCGCCTGGCGCGACGCCGCGTCCTCCGCCCACCCCATCGCCGTCGATCGGCTCGTCGCCCACCTCGCGTCCGCCGGGGCGACGGACGCCGCCCTCGCCGTGTCCGCACGCGCCGTCGACCTCGACCCGCTCGACGAGGCCGCGCACCTCCGCCTGATCACCGCCCACGCCGCCGCCGGCAACCGCACCGCCGCGCTGCAGGCATACGCCCGCGCCGTCGACGTCCTGCGCGACGAGCTCGGCGACGAGCCCTCGGACGAGCTGACCGCCCTCGCGCTGTCGCTCCACCACGAGTCGGAGTCCGGGCTGGTCGAAGCCGCCTCGACGGGTGCCGACGGACCGGCGGCCCCATCGTCCGCCGGCGCGCGCGTCCGCTCCGCGGCCGACCGTCGGAACGCCGCCGCGCAGCTCCAGGGCCGTGCCTCGGACGTCGAGCACATCGTCGCCCGCCTCGCCACCCATCGCCTCGTCACGATCACCGGCCCGGCCGGCGTCGGCAAGTCCGCGGTGGCGGAGGCCGTCGCGGCGGCGCTCGAGGACGCGGGCCGCCCGATCGCGTGGCTCGACCTGGCGATGTTCGCCCCGGCCCATCCCCTCGACCGGGCGCTGGACGATGCGATCCGCGACACCGCGCCCGTCGCGGACGGTCCGTCCGCCGCCGAGGGCGCACCCGACCGCGTCCTCGTCCTCGACAACGCCGACCGGTTCGTCGAGGCGCTCGGCCGGCATGCGCCGGACGTGATCGCCCGCGCGCCGGACGTGCGGCTGCTCATCACGACCCGGCGCCCGCTCGCGTTGATCGGCGAGACGCGCTGGTCGCTCCGCCCGTTCGGCGGCCCTTCCGTCGACCGCGCATCGACGGACACCGACGACGTCACGCGCGCCGTCTTCTTGGCGGCGTGGTGGGAGGGCGCGGCCGCGACCGCTCGCCCCGCGCCGTCGCATGCGCAGCGCGCCGCGATCGACGCGATCGCCCAAGCCGTCGATGGCCTGCCGCTCGGACTTGTCGTCGCCGCCCACGCCGCACGCACCCTCGGGCTCGAAAGCGTCGCGGCCAGCATCGCGGCGGATCCCCTGGCCGTCGTCGACCCGGTCACGGACGACCCCCGCCACGGCAGCCTGGCCGCCGCCCTCGCCTGGACGATCGACCTGCTCGATGCGGGCGACCGCGGTTGGCTGCATCGGCTCGCCGCGCTCCACGGACCTCTCGCCGCGGCCGACATCGAGGCCGTCGCCGAAGCGGACGGTATGGACCCGATGGACGCCCTCGACGCCCTTGGCCGGCT
Above is a window of Candidatus Avedoeria danica DNA encoding:
- a CDS encoding tetratricopeptide repeat protein: MLQVRLFGRFEAHTAAAPVPLPARRDALRLWQYLLVHRSVPTSRDVVASALWPDAPADKARGYLRINLHALMAVLSDIDPAATWLVRDAKSLRWNEAAPAWVDLDEFESLGRQVAVIGGRDGDNHVNVLARMVELYQGDLLGDAQDEWIAPARSHARAEVIRALDRLAEVQRGAGELEASATSLDRLLAFDPLNESAACRRMEIHAAAGNQSAAMAVYQRLSAALRSTLDIDPSAETAAVVARIATDAQRTDPSPQAAPPVTPRLPTPISRFIGRQRELQAILGLVRTERLVTVLGTGGAGKTRLAIEVARGVGIGFEDGVCFVDLTRLTVGDDPWAETARSLGISLSGGRSPAEQVCAHLHSLGMLIVLDNCEHVLVGIAQLAAQLLVTAPSVHILATSRSPLGVDGEFRWPIPPLGLPGARRLGNDVSEGPAEAVELFVERVRSIRSRFTPSAEEFPFIEAICHRLDGLPLAIELAAARANVLSIRDLSQRLESGFRLLRLDTASLPERHRTIDACIDWSVQLTGAGEQGLLARLSVFPSTFTLEATEVVCVDDSAAKGSVLDGLARLVDVGLVSVIDDPVSSRRFRLLQPIRAYAEVTVEAEVRHLSQERHAAYFLERAERVERHLLEQRDEGVDHDLDLEVPDFRAALDTLSRAGDAEPALRLCGAIWRLWYERGNCTYERRHLDDLLAATPGTVSRLTEGRGWMAAGALAYGQGDQASAEHHFARAVDALSQASDVNSLARSLEYLGIVRMVRGEPEQAQRSFQRLVEVLGDHAEPSRLVGARHRVAQIQASQGDLPAAHATLNECMATTEVLPFELTLDIRESLARVLYLLGNFAVAKEQVEQGLLDARGIHRKRKVLLWQILQGLVSSALGEYEAANTTLRDVAAAWRADGDLREIARAYHNLAEVALAQGDHPTARTYLNESRRRKVEANDLWGLVFTDIGLATLSHETGAFAEALATATGATADARERQDKCLIAWALQTAARAAIALDRMDEAAAALGECAALLAITCEQRRIAMALERAALLANARGEHAAAARLLGAAEGIRTAIGSPPTHGEAADREACGAGVREAIGDAAFDGEADAGRLMSQPEALAMVAQLCDDLALSA